From a region of the Neomonachus schauinslandi unplaced genomic scaffold, ASM220157v2 HiC_scaffold_2402, whole genome shotgun sequence genome:
- the LOC123323918 gene encoding histone H4, with protein sequence MSGRGKGGKGLGKGGAKRHRKVLRDNIQGITKPAIRRLARRGGVKRISGLIYEETRGVLKVFLENVIRDAVTYTEHAKRKTVTAMDVVYALKRQGRTLYGFGG encoded by the coding sequence ATGTCTGGCCGCGGCAAGGGCGGGAAGGGCCTGGGCAAGGGCGGCGCCAAGCGCCACCGCAAGGTGCTGCGCGACAACATCCAGGGCATCACCAAGCCCGCCATCCGGCGGCTGGCCCGGCGCGGCGGCGTCAAGCGCATCTCCGGCCTCATCTACGAGGAGACCCGCGGGGTGCTCAAAGTGTTCCTGGAGAACGTGATCCGGGACGCCGTCACCTACACGGAGCACGCCAAGCGCAAGACGGTCACGGCCATGGACGTGGTCTACGCGCTCAAGCGCCAGGGCCGCACCCTCTACGGCTTCGGGGGCTGA